In Cydia pomonella isolate Wapato2018A chromosome 12, ilCydPomo1, whole genome shotgun sequence, the sequence TCAGTGGTGCAGAGGTATCAATAACTAACTGTAATATAATCCGTGAGAAGTGCGTGAGGGAATCGGGGCATTGGCCCATTGAACCACAGCCGTGTAGTTTGCAATCAATCTTTGGATGTCAATGGAAAACCCGCTATATTAAATTAGATTctaatgaaaattttaaaacgaAAACGAACCTTCACATTTGAGGAAGGATTACACATAAAGTTGTGCTTTCccgagaacgttctccgtttaCTACCTATATTCTCGACCGAGAACGAAcatacaaaacggagaacgTACTCAAGAACGGCACAACTGTATATTTACACATGAAAGGGTGTGGCACTGTGcatttctttaatataataaactagTGGCACAGAGcgctatcatcatcatcatttaagagcatggctcttgtcggtggagtagacgccagttttctcGGTCCTCGGCCAACTCCTTTAGATCCCTGTAAGACAGTTTTAGTTCGTCgagtcgttatcacagtgaactcgcAAGGGTCTTAAGCGCCAACTTGGCGTTTACAAATTCCGCATTaagaaaaaataccaaaaattggatcaatataaaaaatcttttaaatcatagaatctggtcacaaaatttcacgagaatcggttaagaattgcgacgcTTCGGTCAGTAAACTCGCTTCCTCGACTGAGCTTGTTAGTGACTAGGCCATTCGTTAATAatgttatagtacattacgatacaagtgcgaaaaataggaaattcgaaacgagtggcgataaattaaaacacgaccgaagggagtgttttaaatcgacacgagttgcgaattacctattcgcacatgtatcgtacgttttacagtacatatggccctttaaatgttcgacacagtaacgtaatatgctacttctcgcactagtgctataaagtagccccatatgtactgtaaaagaaatTTTAATCCCATCCCTCTTTGAAATAGGAAAATATAGGCAATAATTTGGCTGTCTGAAGAATCATATCATAATAGCAATGAATTTTGCCTTACTGAATCTGCGATCGAAGAAgcttaaagtaagtatatattttaacgCAGATATAGTTTGGCAAACATGTCAGTCAGTAAGTACCAGGATaattatactcatccctttcgtTTTGGTGCTAGCGTAAGATAAAGActgtatgattctctctgtctatgtttgaaatgagacagtcctgaGCCAAATTTTCCACTTATAAcctggatctttttaaatcgagagtgaatagacatcttttagataagcatgttccatcctagactacttCGGCACTTACCAatcttaccatcaggtgagattgtggtcaaatgtttcccaataaaaaaaaatggtgatattaaaatgatatcaatcacgcatgcatttcgctcgtacttgtccgtacaatcgccatcagatatatcgaagcggccaatTACTGGACAAGGCCTCTATactattcagatatttttgagcacctacggtgttccgatatatttgatggtgtctgtacatgtattgggcgactgacatcattttgatatcacaatgtaatttttaattggTCTCTTAGCGTATAATGTACGAGGGACATTCGAAAGCGTCATCTAACTACTTTATTTATAACCCTGTGACCGCCATGGTTAGTGTCATGCATtctaataatattgtaatatggcgtttcatgtaaaatatttaggaCTGCAATACTTTACACTTAATGTGACTTTCCACaaagaagggtccttatgcacaTGGAAAGCCACCTTTTACCTTGTCTATGCTACGAATTAAGCCCACTTAGGCgtactaaaaagtaaaaactgaAATGATTTACTTccttaatttgatttatttctttACGTAATGCATACACCTTACACTAAGAAGTTAAATGTCATTTCTATTCATCGTGATCAAGAGTGTAACctgtgttctaaataaaattagccCGACAATGTGGTCATAGTTACTTTGGTTGATTTTAATAAATGAAGAAGTTTCACTATCACCGACAATATCTATCTAAGAACTCAGCGTAACTAGATCTATAACTTAATCATAATAAATTTACATCTGTACCTGTAGACGTAGACACCATTCGGTCTCATTTGTAGCAAGTCGTGTAGGGTAACTCTATGCTATGAGACACTCATttcatttgtaaattttattccAGAAGCATGTGTGAAAACGGATTACGACATCGAAAGTCACACTTTCATAGCAATATTCGAGCGCTAGAGAAGCTACCGGAATTTTGATATTGTATGTTCGCGGAATGCGCCCTCAAAATCTTAGTCATCTCAGACATTCTCCTGAAATAAAACAGTTACAGTAAAGTATAAGATACACCTAAATGAttgatgcgtaaatgcattgtcaatgtgttattttaattaaaacctaAATGGATAAGGTATTACAGTCAATTACTGTGATTAAACTTTATAGGTACTAGACATGGGATGGGATAGCTTTATTATACCAAATCAGCGGGTCGGCAACAGGCGGCCCGCAAGCCTCcctggctatttttttttatataatattgacaAACGACAATATCTGATACTGATAAAGTCGTACTGCTATGTGACCCTTGGCTGCTAAAAGGTTGCCGAACGATGTACTAGATAACTAGAATATGGGAATATTAACTATTTCATATGGTGCAAATTAGCCTTAAGAGGCTTGCTAGCAAGAGTTGGTGCTTGCAAAGTTGCAAACGCcttaagggtatttatttgttcaTTTACTTCATGAAGCATATTTCCTCATTTCAACTTTTCACCTTTGAGCTTTGGACTAACCCACTTAAAGACAATACTTTAACTGCCCACCTTAAAGAAAATATGAAACCGGAAAAGTCCTGTAATTACATTGAAAGCGTTTGAGAATACTACTAAGTAGTTCAAAACCGTGCTAATTCGTTCGAAATCGTGCTTGAGTCTTGCTGCGTGTCTTTTCAAGGCTTGCCGACGGTTCCACAGGAGCTGAGCTCTTTCCCCAGCCAATATACATGAAAACCGTGGAATATGAGTACATAATTCCAAAGTGAGGGCCCGTGTCTTGGCAGACACGTTTGGCAGGGTTCGGAGATTTCTCGGGCTGCCTCGGCGGGTGGTTGATGCCGAGCTCGCCGTTCCCGTAGCAGCCGGCGATGCGGGTTTGTGGAAACGATGCTCGAAAGTAGTCCTGCTCAACTTCGTGCTTTTGGTCACGTCCGAGGCAGGAGAGTTTGATTGCCACGCTGTGTTCGAACCTCGGCACTTGTCCTGCAAACTGTCATCCAAATACTGTGGTCAAAATCTTTAAATAAGATATATAGACAACAGCCGTAATATGTGAATAgacgtgagagtcagaatggcgggtgtacctaaataaaattaaatgaaaactataccatatttttatacctaatttgtacctactatttaatatatccttataaaaaaattgtacctcacggtacttaaagttatcaccaaaaaacagtacacccgccatcctgacagtcagaatggcgggtgtactttattacgctatattACCGTGGTTAATGGTTATTGACTTAAACATGACAAAATCTGGCAAGCCCTAATAAACCAAGGAGTTGAAATCAAGTACACCAGAATCCTAAAAAACGTCTATGAAAACAGCAAGGCCAAAATTAAGTTGGACAGAGAGGGCGAAGAAATTAAAATAGGAAGAAGAGTTCGTCAAGGCGATCCAGTGTCACCAAAACTCTTCACGGCTGTCCTAGAAGAGGTATTCCGTAAATTAAATTGGGATGAATGCGGATTATCAATCAATGGCGAAAACCTCTCTCATTTAAGATTTGCAGATGATCTGATAATAATCTCACCATCCAAAGACAAACTGAACAAAATGATATGTGACCTAGACACAGAAAGCCAAAAAGTAGGGTTGTGTATGAACACTCTGAAGACCAAAGCCATTACCAATGGAAAACAAGAACCCATTTACGTCAAAAACCACAGGATCGAATATGTAAACGAATACTTATACCTAGGTCAAATTATATCCCCACATGACTTGACTACGAAAGAACTTGACAGATGTATTGGAAACGGGTGGAAGCAATATTGGAACCTGAAAGAAGTTATGAAAAATAAGGAAATGAGTATGACCATAAAAAGGAAATTGTTTGATACCTGTATACTTCCTGTTCTAACTTATGGTTGCCAAACATGGGCACTTAACAAATCCCACTacaaaaagttagaaatttgtCAAAACGCTATGGAGAGAAGTATGATGGGTAAGCGACTATCTGATAAAGTTAGAAATATAGATATAAAGAAATGTACTAAAACAAAAGATATTACTACAACAATTAAGAAgttaaaatggaaatgggcagGTCACACAATTAGAGGGAGAGAAAAGTGGTCTAAAGCAATAATGTACTGGTTTACTAAAGAGGAAGCGTGGCAGGCCAACAAGAAGATGGGAAGATGAGATTAAGAGTGCAGCAGGAGGTTGCTGGACTACAATAGCAAGGGATAGGGATAAATGGAAAGAGttaggggaggcctttgcctacAAAAGGCATACAGATGgatattagatatatatatatatatatatgttaacaacaaaatgtacttacaaaatacttgtctgaaataaaggctatttcattcaatggttattgataaattctataaaagccaaattttagtacctttttagggttccgtagccaaatggcaaaaaaacataactcttatagattcgtcatgtccgtttgtctgtccgtttatttgtaccttcatattcaattataatatgagccattttatttgtggtttccaagttttactcatttatatttttcttgctattacacttttgcaggcgttataatttttcaagttatcgatctcatttttaagaaaaaagataaggtacaattatttatattactccaggaattagtacctataatgtttaatctgttaagttcaaataactcagaaaatcttgtcttaaaaaaggctaggcgccaattcaaataattcttcctaagaaaaatcatttttaagacatgattttctgagttatttgaacttaacagattaaacattagaggtactaattcctggcgtaataaaaataattgtaccttagagtttttttaaataaagatcgataacttgaaaaattataacgcctgcaaaattgtaatagcaagcaaaatataaaataagtaaaacttggaaaccacaaataaaatgcctcatattataattgaatatgaaggtaaaaaaatttggcttttatagaatttatcaataaccacgggaacattgcgtaataaagtacatccgccattctgactgtcaggatggcgggtgtactgttttttgatgataactttatgtaccgtgaggtaaaaaaatttataattatttaaactgtttaaaatctagcactcttatatttaattaaggaaaccgtaggtctagctttaaaatgaaatagttaaaaataccgcatattgtaaacgaccgtttgtttcttaataaaagaaataataataataataacgaagGTACTAAATAGtccaaattaggtacaaaaatatggtatgcttttcatttatttttatttaggtacacccgaccccattctgactctcacgaatAGACAGCTGAATAACACACATGCAAAGTTCAATAAGAATTCATGCTGTGAAAATAGCTCATTCACTAGATGGTGCAAGTGTTTGTAAAACCTATTGATTGTTAATATCATTGTTTCTTtgacattaaaaatatgttatgatCCACCACTGTATCTAACAGTGCGGTGCCGCGGTCTTAAGCGCGAATAAAGCGGGGCGATCGCTTTTCGCGATTGGAGCGCCCAGTTACCGCCGCGCTGTAGTGTAACTGAGCCTTTAGATGTCTGTAGAATGACTTGAGTGTGGCCTTCTGTAGCCTTAGCCTTAAGATGTGTTAGTAGAATGACTGTGTGTAGTTAGATTGTAAATTTTAACAAAGCTCACCTGAGTGATTGCACTGCTTATTCTTGATTTGGCCCAGTCCGAGGTATCAATGATAAGTGAGTACACTTCAAAGTTGTACCTATCAACTTTCTCCTTGCTATCTTCGCCCTTTGGTACTGAAAACAGCCCGATTGAGATAAGATTCTCTGTGATGAAGTCTTTGCCCTCATTTACTTGGTTTACAATGTGATTTAGATCACTCTGTTCAAACATTGTATCCTCAATTATGCATCCTCCCAAAGCATATGGAACATCAGGTTGCCTGAAAttaatgatcatatatttttgagaGTTTACCACAgcaaattaatactaaaataataaacaacacACTAGGTATAATAAAATGATGCATACACCttaaaatttgaattataatttatttaatctcttcttttttatttaattgccaTTTTCTAATAAGAATTTTTCCAGAAGTAGGAAATAAgttttacaataacaaaatattaagaAACCTATTATTTCTAGTTAGATTTATAAAATGGTACTTACACCTCCTTTAAGTAATTTAAGAATACAATATCCTGCACTGAGTGCAAAAGATATTTCTCTGTTACATAAACAATGACTCCCTTGAAGATTCTAGTTTCTGAGATCCTGTCTATTTCTCTATAGAAATCAGATTTTATATCTCCTTTAGACTTTATGTTTATTACATGGAATTGTACATCAGGTAGCTTTGGGATGTAGACTCCTCCGATGAATGGATTAGAGCGGACAAACATGTGGCGAGTGATTGCATGTTCATAAGTTATAGACTGTGGTAGTGGCATGTATGAGAGGTACTGAGCTCGCACTGTCAGCATACAATCTTTTGGAGCACTCACATATCTCTGCACCAGGTCCAGCACTGTAAATTCAAAGTCAAACTTAGTAGATATTACAAACCAGTacaatatttcttaaaaaaatattgatttcaaCTTACAGCAGTGTTCCTTTTCACAGGGAGGCATACAAGGAATGGGGCAAATGACTTTACATTTGCATGTTATATTGAAACCAGCCGTGTTTGCAAAGGTTAGTACAGCCAAGGGCTCCGTAGCAAAGTTGGCAGACTTCTTGTACTCTATCCCCACTCTAGATGAGCAGCATGAATGCAAATCCATTACAAAGTCTGCAGGACCGAGTTGCTCCCGTTCCAATGTATGTACAGCAGAAAGCCATGTGCTGCACACAAGCTTTGCTAGCATCTTCTCCTGCCAGCACAAGTTGCTAATAATTTCTTTGGCTATAATATAATTAGAAGTAACTTTTTCGGCCAAACTATTACAAGGTTTAATCTGATCATCCCTTACTAATTCCCTTTTTTCTAGATAAGCTAAAATGTTTTCAGGCAGTGGTAGTTTCAGACATTTTACAATCCCATGAGGTGTTGCTGCCTCGCCAGCCTCTCCGGCGCCCTCGCTCCCAGACTCGAGAGTGTCTGCCATGGCTGATGCTATAGCTCTGTTACGATCTCGTCATCGGCGTGTCGATTTAGTGGATCGCCTTTTAGAATGGCTAGTATAAAGCAGTACAGATAAATGAAGAAAAATATCAAGTAATACCCGACATAGATCATCACATCGCGCAAGTGCTTCTTTAGTTGTCCGCGGTTGTGTATTTCGGCTGGATCGTAGGCTCCAAGATTACCTTGTGGTATAGTAAAATATTCGTAAGTTAACCATATGAGCATAGGCAGATTTAGCAGGAATAGTAGCAGCTGCCCGTGcagtaataaaagaaaagtcATAAACGAATGTCCTATATATTTTGGTAGCAGCCAATAGTTTAGTTTGTCACAACATTCTTGAGCGTTCAAGTAATCACATTCTAAGTCGGATAGGGTaatgataaaataaactaacaaaaataatattgctcCACTATCGATTAGAGACAAAGAAAACAACAGAGTTTCGCCTAATATCATAACTTGTTTGGAAAAATACGCTCTCAGAGAAGACTATCTAcagtatgtaaaaataaaaagtactcaaATTACTTTAGAGTAGATAGCCACAAACTAAAGATATATAACTGTTCCATCTATCTTGCACACTGTAGCACTCTTATCTTCACAAATTCGTTGTAAATACGCCGACAGCTATATTTTCACCAAGATCGCAAACTGCCATTTTATTCATATGTCAAAAACATGCACAGATAAGAAATGATCAAAAGCAGTGGGGcaacactcctcctttcggttGTTTTCGGCTCCACTCGgctcaggaggcctaccgcgaaaatcaaagttcgtcaattgcgggcatttttctcagtcactctaattacgtcttagtgagaataaaagagaaagatccccgcaatttgcgaatttcgattttcccggtaggcccccagcattgctccgagctaTGGACGATAGAGGCAGGAACAGAATCTctataggcagaactgttgcaagtgtccagctgtcagctataaataatagtttaaaatctctccagagtagctaagaacctcggcgttattgacggagtgaagtgcgctgtctatgattagatttttttctcaagtattctaggtattgtagcgccacatatttttttgtcggacactttttggtatatggagattctgttccttgcctctaccttccatagctccgagcaattattagggttggcacaacttgacgtccctttgcga encodes:
- the LOC133523469 gene encoding uncharacterized protein LOC133523469, whose translation is MADTLESGSEGAGEAGEAATPHGIVKCLKLPLPENILAYLEKRELVRDDQIKPCNSLAEKVTSNYIIAKEIISNLCWQEKMLAKLVCSTWLSAVHTLEREQLGPADFVMDLHSCCSSRVGIEYKKSANFATEPLAVLTFANTAGFNITCKCKVICPIPCMPPCEKEHCLLDLVQRYVSAPKDCMLTVRAQYLSYMPLPQSITYEHAITRHMFVRSNPFIGGVYIPKLPDVQFHVINIKSKGDIKSDFYREIDRISETRIFKGVIVYVTEKYLLHSVQDIVFLNYLKEVQPDVPYALGGCIIEDTMFEQSDLNHIVNQVNEGKDFITENLISIGLFSVPKGEDSKEKVDRYNFEVYSLIIDTSDWAKSRISSAITQFAGQVPRFEHSVAIKLSCLGRDQKHEVEQDYFRASFPQTRIAGCYGNGELGINHPPRQPEKSPNPAKRVCQDTGPHFGIMYSYSTVFMYIGWGKSSAPVEPSASLEKTRSKTQARFRTN
- the LOC133523470 gene encoding protein cornichon homolog 4, which translates into the protein MILGETLLFSLSLIDSGAILFLLVYFIITLSDLECDYLNAQECCDKLNYWLLPKYIGHSFMTFLLLLHGQLLLFLLNLPMLIWLTYEYFTIPQGNLGAYDPAEIHNRGQLKKHLRDVMIYVGYYLIFFFIYLYCFILAILKGDPLNRHADDEIVTEL